DNA sequence from the Nicotiana tomentosiformis chromosome 3, ASM39032v3, whole genome shotgun sequence genome:
ACTTTTTTGTCGAGAGTCATGTCCTCGATAAGCTGAAGTAGTGTCATATCCTACCGAATTACCTCTCCTCAGTACTTCTTAGGCCTTCCTCTATCCCTTCTCTGACCCGCCACGATCAACCTCTTACACCTCCTGATCGGGGTATCATAtcctctcctcttcacatgtccAAACCATCTTAGCCTCGATTCCCGCAACTTGTCTTCCAccggagccacgcccaccttgtccctaataacttcgTTCCTGATCTGGTCTCTCCTGGTATGTCCACACCTTAACATCGTCATTTCTGCTActctcatcttctggacatgacaCTTCTTCACTAGCCAACACTCGGCTTCATACAACATAATCGGTCTAAcaaccactctgtagaacttacccttaagtcttAGTGGCATATTCTTATCGCACAAAACACCAGATGCGAGCTTCCATTTCATCCCCGCTTCAATACGATGAGTAatatcctcgtcaatctccccgttACCTTGTATATTGGACCCAAGGTATTTGAAACTATCcttcttggggatgacttgtttATCAAGCTTCACGTCCACTTCTTCTACATGCGTCCCAACATTGAACTTGCACTCGAAGTATTCAGTTTtcgtcctactcaacttgaaacttttAGACTCCATCGTCTGTCTCCACACCTCCAGCCTAGTGTTAACCCCGCGCCGTGTCTCGTCAATAATCACTATGTCATAAGGACTATTAATGTTGCCTTAAAATGATTAGTTTAAAGTCAACTTAACAAAATGATTAATTTTTAAGTCAATTGAATATTTTATTTTCCAAGAAAGCATCACATGTAAAAAGCATCTCTTTAAGGAACCATTTCCTTGCATGTCCTCTGTGCCATGTTATCCTCCCAAAGGACAGATGAGAGTTAAAAAAAAAAGACGCCTGAGACTGGATATAAGGTCCTTTATCATTGAAGGTAATGGGCCTAAATAAAGCAGAATGGCTAAAGAGTATCCATTATAGCCGACCCTAACTATGTTCGTGATTGATGCATAgctgattgattgattgattgactCAGTTAGTTGCCTATTCACTCAACACATTTTCAACACACTATCTGACAAATTAGGAGCACACGAAGTATGCAGATACAATGATCTTACAATGATCTGTAACATATACACGATTTAGTAAAAAACGATATCAGGTATATTTCCATTTTGGTCATTCCTcaatttggcaatttgaaatcCTTCCTTTCAGCATCATGGGTACTCTAGGCTGTCTAAAGATATTGATCAAAATTTGTGATGCATGTGTAGAGTGTTATTATTGGGATTGCATTTCAGGGGTTTGACTTACTGTACTTTCCTGCTGTTGCGGAGTGATCTCTTTTCATAATTCACTTTTCAGTGACTGGTGTGGGTAAGGTGGTGATACAAGCCCTTTGAATTGCGCAATGTTACTCAGGGAGGAGATAGTATTTTATTTCCATGTCGTTACTTGTGCTTAGTGCATATCGTTTGTACCACCTGTCTTTTCCTTCCTTCCATTATTTCACTATCTTAAGTGTGTATATTTGTGTATGGTCCTAAATCTCGAGTATTTGAATTGTAAAGTTATGATTTTCCTAGAACAGTTATGAATCGGTGTACTTTCGAAAAGAGAAAAGACAACTCTGCATTAGTATATGTAATCGAATTAACATGCATTGCCTGTGACAGAAGCCCAAGACAACTGTTATACCTGCTGTGGAAGTTGAGCCTCCAGGATGCTCATTCAATCCAGCATCCGAAAGTCATCAGGTAAAAACTGATGTCTGAATGTCATATTTTGCTATTACCTAGCTGCTACTCCCTGTAATTAGTAACTCACTCTGTATCTTATCACTTCAGGATGCATTAGCTTGTGCTGTTGCAGATGAAATGCAGAAAATTTATAGAAATGAATTGGGGCCAGAGCCTATTCCTTTGATTGTTCCTGGAGAAGCAGTTAATGAAGAAGAGGTAAGTTTTCTCTGTTACTTTCTTGCTAGGGCCTTGGCCCTTGCAGATACTTTACAGGCTATGTTTTGTTATACTTGATATAAGTATGCACTGAAGATTCATTTGTCTCAGATGTATTTACTTGAAGCGGATGAAGCGGACAGTGGGAGTGACGTGGAGAATGAAAATCTAGTGGAAGATGGAAACACAGATCTGGAGAAAAGGTAAGCTTCTGCTTGTTGCTCGACTGTCATGATAGTTTTACCTATTGAAATGTGTTCTGTTCATCGCCAGCTCAGTATTCATAAGTATTTAAAATTATATTACTTAAAAGTTCGGCCGTCAAACTTCGAACTATGTAATTTATTTATCTGTGTCTGTCCATATTCATGGACTCCCTGAAAATAGTAAAAAGGTGCATCTTTGATAATCTTTAGCCTTTAGGCTTCAGAGAAAAAATAAGGTGATAATTTGAAGCGTTTTAAGAATTTGCATGTTAAATTATGCTGACagtaaaatcaattacatatcaatCTCTGGAGTCTGGTTACAACAATTCAGCTAAGTTAAATTTTACTGTAACTTTACAAGGCTAACATGAGTTGTCTATTTCTCGTTTTTATAGTAGCTTCCGATTATCGATTACTACTATCAACTCCTTATCATCATCACTAGAAATGCAGTTTAGTTTCATTTATGTGGCTTTGCATGTTTAATAGTTTCCACAAAGTTCTAAGCCGATGGATGTTTATGAGGTCCAATGCGATACATCTATCCCTATCACTGATGCACTAAGACCTTATGCTTCCTTTGTCCCTATTTATTTGGACCCTCTTTTGCCCTATTCAGTTGGTTTACTTTTTCTACAAGTGGAAAAAGTTGTTCTTTCCAACATTAATAGCTCTTATTTTTCCAATATTTGTGGCTAATGCGAAAATTCACATTATTTCAATAACTGAGCAGTATTGGAAGTTTGGAACCGAGAAATAACCGATTCAGTTTTTGTGGGGTTGAATTTGAGCTAGTGGAGAAGTTCATTATTTCCGACATTTATAACTCTTATTTTTTCCAATATTTGTAGCTAACCCTGCAAGTTCTCATTATTTTTTTCTCATTCATAAATTGTCAATAATTGAATGGTATTGGAAGTCTTGAACTAGGAAATAATTGATTCAGTTTTTGTGGGTATTTAAGAATTTGAGCATCCAATCCATACGTCAATGGATGACTAGGTGAAGACCTTTATAAAACCTTTGGAAACCCTTTGGTTGCTCGAATATGTTCAGTTAAAATCATTTTTTCAATGTGAAGAGGTTTGCTCCTTAATCTAGTTGAATTAAATTGTGTGAGCTGTGTCTCTGGTAAGCTTGATAGATAATATGGAAGCTAATGATGCCCTCCGACTTCATATCTGTTTCTTCCGTTGGTGGTAATGATCCTATCATCCTAATCTCCTAATAATGTTCAGTTGTAAAGTGACCAGTGTTCaagattttattttttcttttttttttgtaagaCAGCTATGTGTTCTGAAAATTTGCAGTGTACTAGGTAAGCCATTAGCTTCCTTTGCAATCCATGTTAGGTTGTGTGCATTATTACAAGTCTTCATATCTCACCTTCATTTAACACTTAATGAAATTACACATCATAATTTAAATATATGCAGGCCCCAAAAGCCCAAAATGTTAACACAAGTTGAGAAAAATCGACGGGCTAGACGCAAAGAACAGCTGAAAGCAGAAGCTGAAGCAACAAAAGCAGAAAAGCTCTCCAAAGAGATTGACAGGTTTTCTATTGCTTAGAAAATCAGGCAAATCATTTTCTAGTTAAATAGGATTTGCCTGTCTTATCAATTCTGAAAAGTTGTTTTCGTTTCTGCAGCTTACCGGATATAATTCAAGAAATAGAGAAAGAGGATGAAGAAAAACAGAAAAGACATCTCCGTCGTGTCACTGCTAAAAAGGAAAGACTAAAATCTTGTCCACCACGCTTGGGAAAGCGCAAGTATGTGCTGTTTTATTTAAGTGAAAAATTCTACGAATGAATTGCTAACTGGAAGAAAAATAGTTTTCTAGAACATCAGAATTCAAAGGGATTTTTATGGTTTTAACTCTTAAAAATGTTTCAACTTCTAGCTTGCATGATCTGAGCAATGAGACTTGTTTTTCTTGTGCTTTTACTTTATTACTACAATAATAACTTTGGATGTTGAAAAGATAAATGGCATCTGTCATTTCAGATTCGAGCCTGCTCCTGCTCAGGTCTTACTGTCTGAAGAGATTACTGGTTCCCTCCGTAAACTGAAGGTTGCGTTCCTGATTTCAAATTTCTCCAAAATGGTTGTTGTAACGTCTATTTCTATTTTCAAGATTTTCTTATGTGGATTTGCTTTCTGTTGCAAACAGGGGTGCTGTACCCTTGCAAGAGATCGGTTTAAAAGCCTGGAGAAAAGGGGACTTGTTGTTCCTTCAAAAAAGAGTTGCAGGTTAGTAAAGCTCATCAATAATCCCTTGTCATTAAGCCAGGCTTTCTGGTTGGCTCACTTGTTTGAAATTTAAAGTATTCTCAGACCATCACGCTCATATTGCATGTTCTGTTGAGTGAGGTGTCTACCATGCGACACTGGACCATTGTGGAGAATTCTCCTTTTTGTGTCTATATTTTGACACTGAGCTTTGTGCATGTTCCATTATAGCGACATTGTTGATCATAAAATTAGCTAATAATGCCTGGGGCTAGCGGAATGTGATTGTACGAAAACTACCTCGATTCCTTGCTGATGTTGGCCTGTCGGAAAATTGATTGTCCTTCCGATAAACCTTTGAAGTATTTCTCAATAAGAAAGCGAAAAGAAGAAAGTAATATAATGCTTCAGCCTCCCTTGTTTTAGTCTCAAGTAGCGAAGCTCATTATTTCCCTCTGCGTGTATCGAGTATTGACCAACTTGTCCTATGCATTATTTTATACTGTATTTGAAAAGAAACACAAAGCATCAAAACATTTCTTGCTAATTGTTTCTGGGATGTGGATGTCTGCAGGAAATAGAATTCATCAGAGTTAATTGCTGAATGACATGGATAAAATGTTCTCATCACTTTGCTCTGAGATCACCCCAGCACTTGGGTGAGAGACACTCTAGACAGCAAGGTCTTGGTTTTAGACCAGATACCCAGGATCTATTCCATTCCAATGCATGTTTGTTGGAGTGGGAGAGTTGGCTGCTCTTTGCTATTAACAAATGGAGATGTAAATCTGTTTATTTTTACAAGCCTGGTTTATTACACCAAATGTTGTAGTCATGGCCAATACATTTGCTTTCGGAGCAAAAACTAGTATTTTGGAGATAGAAGATTCTTGTTTTATTAATTACTACTAAATTTGGCAATGAGCAAAAGCTATTGCTCAACATGTTTAAGGGGAAATCTCACAATTGAGGTGGAAGTGAAAATTTGATTACCGCTGTCATAAGATCATTCTACTGTAATCACTGCTTGCATGATGATTCCCCGAGGGAATGGGTTGAGTGATTTGTTAAGGTAAAAACATTTCTCAAAAGATCGAGCTCTGAAAAAGTGACAGCTAAACTTATAGCTTAATCGTTTGGATAGCTGATACTTGGGCAAAAGTAagatgctttaataattgtttATATTTTGCGGACATCGGCATCTACTTACAACCTTTTGATATATTTTGGGTTAGATCGCTGTAATGACCCAAATCCTGGACTGTGATGACGCCTAAAATTCGCTTGCTAGGCAAATCGACACTAGCTAATCATTTAAGCAACTTTTAACAATTGAAAAGCAAATGTTTAAGAATAAAAGTATGAAATACTTGCAATACAACAAAATATGAAACCAACGTTGTCTAGTCCAACCCAGAAATTAGTGTCACAAATACATGAGTTGCTAAAAATACTACAAATAGGGGCTGAAATTAAAAACGATTGTCCGAATGGAATAAACAGTAATAAAGATAAGGACGTGACTTCAGGGTCTGCGTGCCGTGCAACTCTACCTCAAGCCTACGGATAATGACCGTCCCAGCAAAACCTCCACTAAGCGCTACTGGGACCaacaccaaaatctacacaagaagtgcaaaagtgtagtatgagtacaaccgacctcatgtactccgtaagtaccaccaagcctaacctcgacaaagtagtgacgaagctataACAAGACACTCACTATAAACCTGTACGAGTATAAGCAAAAATAATAGCAGAATAGAGAAACAACAATTAACATGAAAACCTGAACATGAAATACATAACAGAGGGCTCTAGAATATTATCTATGTTCAAATTCACAACACAACACGGATACAGAACCTACAACcaagaacaatcataatataCCTTCTCTGTTGCGGTGTATAACCCAatccacacacatatatatatataccaataccgttgtggcgtgtaacccgatcccatatacaatatcaatatcaatatcattgcggcgtgcaacccgatcccaaatacTATCTCAATatccattgcggcatgcaacgtGATCCCATGTATATAACATGTATGTACAATACTACAACCAACTACGCGTATTTCACAATGAAACGCAATAACGATATTTAACAAATAAAGACGTAAGACAAGTAAAAGCGCCTATCTAACAACATATAATTAGATAAAGCAAGTAAAGACGGTCAATAAATGAAGATACAGACACATGAGAACATAGAAcaaattaaggcatgtaacgAACGAAAGGATGAATTTAACAAGTAAGGACAAGTAACAATTAAAGCTCCGAACGAGTAATAACATGAAAGCATGGTATAAATGAAAACATGCAATTAAGGAGCCCGCCTCGCATGCTTAACCCATGATAAGgtatatgcactcgtcaccttgcatatacaccATCCCGACAtataaatcacgtagcaaatagaccaatcaagtcctaattccctcaagtcaaggttaaccacgacacttacctatTTCTGGAATCAACTAACAATCAACCACGGCTTTTTCTTTAGAACAAGCCTCATCCTtttcaaaaattgcctctagagAGTTTATGAttgaaaaatggtgtaaaataagTTAAGTcctaattttttcaatttttacccAACTGCAGGTATCGCACTTGCTTCCTTCAACCACATATATCTTTTCAGGAAGGAATGATTTTTTTTTCAGTTCCAAAATCTCCtaacacaaaataaaagaaaaaactacggaaaataaaagaaaaaactacCTTATAAAAAAGAATTATACTTCTTATAAAAAAGAATTCTGATTTATTTTGTTGGGGCTTTTAAACTAAATATAAAACCCATGTATCAAAATTTCAATAAAGTTTATGAGTATTTCTGTGGGACAATATTTCTTATTATAAAATTACCTACACATAATCAAAATTTATCATATTTAGGAGCTTATACTATTTTttaaagtttttattttataactcatgATATGTTgttaataatatttatgtaatttttaaaatatttttactcGTGACATGGGTACACACGCAACGCGTGCGACTAATAAAAAAAATGAAGTAGAGAGGGGAATAAAAGTCAATTATCAATATATACCAAAATACCAAAAATCTAACATAAAAAGGTTAGGGGCCAAATATTAGCTGTCAAGGTTACTATAAATATTTATCCCAAAATACTTGTCAATTTATAAAATCAAAGATAAAAttaatcaatttttttttctatttgtcCATAATATTAATTGTTCTTGAAAGTAAACAATATTAATAGAGTGCACATTTAATCAAAAAATATACAAGCAAGAAAAAGTGActttgtaaaaaagaaaaatggatTAGAGTGAGAAGCTCTCCCTCTTCTCTACaaattttgtttttccttttcctcttCTAAAACACTACCCAAACTCCACCATGGAAAATATCACCACCAACTCTCCGCCTGAATCACTTGGTTTGAGTACCATGCACATTGATCCACCCACGATACACAACAATGCTTCCCCAGACACGAAACAATCCTTCAAGCACACACTACTTTCACACAACAAATTCCACCATTTACAGAGCACTTGTCACACAACTCACTCATACATTGATTTCTCCGATGAAACTACAAATGACGACCAACACGATACCTTTATTCCTTTAGCATCCTCTGATAAAACTAGATTAAATTCTCCTTGGAAATTTTATGTGACAGTCAAAGTATTTGGTCGAAAAGTTGGGCATCAAACACTATGTACCAAATTACGTACACTATGGCAACCTACAGAAGAATAACCACTAATCGATTTGGGTTCACACTTCTTCCTCATAAAATTCCAAAAGGAAGATAATATGAATAAAACACTCCATGAAGGACCTTGGTTTATATTTAATCACTTCTTATCAGTGCGTAAATGAGAACCTAAATTTATTGCCTCCAATACACAACTTACTTATTTAGTTATTTGGATATGATTACATGGGTTACCCACTGAATTTTACGACTTTGACATCCTACAAAGAGTTGGATCCAAAATTAGTACCCTTCTCAAGATTGATATTTGTACGTCGGCTACCACCAGGGGAAGATACACAAGAATATGTATTGAAGTTCGTTGGAACAACCATTAAAAATATATGTTTTCATTCGTATGCACCGACAACAAATTCTATACGAAGGTCTCAACATGCTATGCACCATATGTGGAAGGCTTGGTCATAATAAAACACTATGCACATTTAAAACAATACATGGAGAACCAAGTACATTCCATGCTAACTCATCTCCACCCACAGGATCCACTACTGTTACTCAGTTTCTTCAAGCAAAAGAACTCCCTCATTAATAATCACCTATCACCAGTGAATGAAAAATAGTAAGTTTTccctaaaaaaataaatacaaaaggcTGCCTCGCGGGAAAGGCCCCATGCCTTCACGTAACAAAGAAACATCAATCAAAGCCCGCTCAACACACATCAATGCTATGGCGGCTACTACATTGGACCCCAAAGGTACGTCTTCAAACGACCAACTCCCAAACCCTGGTCCCCAACCAAAGGAAAAGACCTTGCTACCCCTCCCCCccttcccccccctccccccaaattttttattaattctaCATTAGAATTAATAGAGAAAATTGAGGATATCACTATGTTGGACTCAAACTTAACGCCATTAAGCCCAACAACACAATCCAACCAGCCTAATATACATAACACACCAAAATCCCATACCCAGATTAGTCTGCCCAAACTAGGCATATCCTCACCTCATCATCCTACAGTACACCAAGATACAAATCCCCCTCCACGTCGAATTGTTTAACAACGGTTACAAGCCCAGTGGCACAAGACCCTGACACTGCACAACAAGACGACACATCAATCAAATTGTCACAAACAACTACACTACCCAATCCTACATAACCCAATTTCCCTCATGATATAAGGCATATAAAATCTACTTTGCCAGGCCCAATACACACGCATAACCCCTCTACTCCAAACACCTTATCTCTAATATCTTAACACACACAAATCACTACACATGCAGAGAAGACACATGATCTTCCTTCACAAATAACTTCATCATCAACCCCTATCTAATCAACCACAGCCAGTACCCactcaaataaatcctacttCTGTTGTTTCATCATTAACCCACCTTTCCAACACTAACACCTCTACTACAAGTAAGGATACTACTACACTTACACTCCACACTAATGAATCAAATACCCTTAAATCTGCAACATAGAAGGACACTCTCCTTCACGAACACTCACCTACTCCAACACCCCATCATCTTGAACACACTCACCATGCAACCATCGAACCAACCTCCATAATACCCCCACCAATATTCATCTTAATATACCCCCAGTACACACTTATCCTCAATCATAGCGGGAAATGAGCCTCCAAGAGACGCACCAACCTTCACAATGGAGATAGATGTTCAAGACGTGATCATCATGATCCAAAACCCAACAGACATTGCGCAAATAATGACAAAGGGAATGAGGATGGGGGGTCGACCTCTACAATCAGTATTTATTGGCCATGCGCCCACCCTCGACACTCCACAACTACCAATACCACACACTACTCCCACTATTATATCACCACCAGGAGACAAACCACCAATATAACCATTACCAATTACTACCATAACCCATATAACTACCATTCTACCCACCTCAACTCCCATATCATTCCATAGTTCCATGGATACAACCCGGGTCGATCCTCATTATTCCAACCCCACTACATGCACAAGTGTCACCGTGTCAACTAGTAACTCAACCAGTGAGTCTAGACGAAATAGAACAACTCAAAGTTACAACGACAATGGCGGACATCAGGGAAACAAGGCCAATATTATACCTCATCAATGACAATAAATCTTACATCCTCAAAGAGCAGTATGCAAGAAAAGTAGTAATAATTTACCCCAAGGAACTAAGAAGTTGTTCCCTAAATATTCGACCAGCCACTAATCAAGAGATGGAGAAATATGGGATAGTGATGATTCCATCGATGACACAAATGACGGCAACACAAGTGGAGGAGACTCAGAACTTGTCACCACCACCCTTCAACAGTAAGCAAGTGCAGTTCATCATTTGAAATTGTAGAGAAACACAATCACCGAATTTTAAGAGAAATATTTTATCTCTACTCAACTACTATCAACCTGCACTCGTGGCACTGTTGGAAACTCATCTACAATGCCATACTCACTTGAAAGAAGAATTTGGTTCTACTAACATGGCACATGTACTAGCAGAAAGATAGTCGGGAGGTATTACATTACTGTGACATGAGGATATTTTACAACTTGATCAAATAGAGGTCACATCTCAAGCAATTCATTCCATTGTCCATGTACCACCAAACCTTACTACTTGGCTATTTTCAGTAGTATATGCAAAATTTGATTTACATGCACGTTCAACTTTATGGTCTAACCTAATGGCCTTGCATGACACTATTAACATAACTTGGTTAATTGGAGGGGATTTTTATGAAGTAGTACGAGCAACAGAGAAATTTGGAGGCAACCCTATTAGTAAAAATAGATGCAATAAATTTATGCGTTAACCATTGTCAGTTATTGGACTTAGGATATAGAGGAAGTCGCTATACCTGGACCAACAAACGTTGTCTAGCAAATAGAATATTAGAACGACTAGATAGGTATGTATGCAACTATGACCAGATTAACTTATTTCAAAAAGCAAATGTATAACATCTACCTAGAACACACTCCAATCACTGCCCTTTATTACTTAAATTAAAATACACATTTCACCGGAAAAAAAGTTTTTAGATTTGAAACAATATGGACCTCACATCCATAATTTTTCTCCATAATTACTCATATCTGGTATCCTAATAAGGGCCTACTACAAGCAATAGATGATTTCACAGAAGAAGTTTAGGAATGGAACCAAACTACTCAtggtaatattttttaaaaaacaaaaaaaattattagcCAGAATTTTTGGTATTCAATCCTCCCATAGTTACCCCATAAGCACCTTTCTCCAATATCTAGAAATCAATCTTCTTAATAATTATAATGACCTGCTACGacttgaagaaaatttttggggATTAAAATCACGTATAAACTGGCTTCAACAAGGAGAtgcaaataccaaaattttccaCCTCACTACTCTTCAAAGAAGGAGAAGAAATCGCATAACCGCTCTCAATGATACACGTGGTAATTGGATTCTTGAACAATCAAAGTCAATGATATGATCCTCCATTATTATAAACTTTATTCATAACAACCCACACCTATTCCATAAAATCTTACGGTACATCTACATATAAAACACTCACTACTACGGATCAATCCAATCTGACTCGTGCCATACCACAACGGAAATATTTCATGCAGTAACCTCATTTTAACTACTTAAAGCTCTGGGGCCAGATAGCCTACACCCTTACTTCTATCAAACCTACTGGCCCCGAATTGCCCATTCCGTCATCTCCTTTTGTAACCAGGTATTCACAAATCAACATATTCCATCACAAATAAATAAGACCTATCTATGTCTTATCCCCAATGTCAAACATCCATCCTCCATTACTCAATACCTGCCCATTGGCCTTTGCAATACTATCTATAAAATAATTACCAAAATAATAGTATCTAGACTAAAGCctattataataaaaataataaacccCAGACAGTCAGCTTTTTTAAAAGGGCGACGTGCGTCAGATAATGCCATCATAGTCCAAGAGATGCTACATTCCTTTAGTAAAAAGAAAGGTAAACAAGCTAATTTCTTACTAAAACTAGATCTAAAAAAAGCTTTCGATAAAATAGAATGGAGTTTCATTAAAGAAACATTGCACTTCTTTAACTTCCCAATCCAATTCATAAACCTGATTATGTCGTGCATCAGTACCGCTTCTATATCTATCCTACTAAATGGTCACCCAACACCGTACTTCTCACCAACAAGGGGAATACGCCAAGGTGACCCCTTATCTCCCTATATTTTCATATTATGTATGGAGCATTTATCACGTCAAATACATACTGTCGTGGATTACCAACAATAGAAGCCCATAAAGGCATCGAGAAATGGCCCAGTAGTTTCTTACCTATTATTTGCCGATGATATTATACTAACTTCAAGACTAATAACTACAAGTGTCCACTCCATTATAGATACTCTTAACCAATACACACAAAAAGTCAGGACaaagtattaattatataaaGTCAaaaaaatttttctaaaaaaatgtCATACAAATTGATAAATTTTTTGTCCTAGATTCCTTTAGTATGAAAGGAGTCCAATTTGGGAAATACATAGGCTTTTCCCTATTCACACAAGGACCCATCAAATCCGACTTTTAGGTCATCCTTGATAACTTTAAAGCAAAATTGGCAAAGTGAAAAGTCAATATGCTTATAATGGTAGGTCTGACTACCCTCATCAAATCTACGTTAAATACTTTCCCTAATCATGTAATGCAACTCATTAAACTCCCACAACAAGTCATATCCAAAATGAACCGTTACCAACGTAATCTACTTTGGGGCACAACTCAGCTTAAAAAGAAAATACACCTCATAAAGTGGTCTACAGTTCAACAGCCAAAATGTCAAGGAGGACTAGGCATTCAAAATTTGACCGTCAAGAATAATGCTCTACTAGGAAACTTAGCATGGCGCCTTTTTAAATCCCCTAACTCACTATGGGCTTCATTACTACTCGCTAAATATATCAACTCTACTCACCCAAACCAATCTTCACAAACCTGGAAAGCCATCCAATTAGGTTAGAAATTTTGTCAATAAGGAATTGTTTGGCATATTGCTACAAGTCAACATATTAACTTTTGGAACGAACCTTGGATAGGACCAAATATCACACTTAGATATGTTATTGAAGGTCCCTTACCCAACCACGAAGATGGTTCCAAGGTCAATCAACACATCACCAACAATATGATTAATACTACAAAT
Encoded proteins:
- the LOC104085748 gene encoding ribosome biogenesis protein NOP53, which encodes MGKRSKSSRKGKKEWRANISTEDIEDFFDNSTKDALSGGSLAQVPSDSLFYVDKSRDLSAKRKIEKHREKVLRCDSMLQRNAFVEPVPSSTGKKSKKKNKEVQIAKDKGQKDLTGGDSGMVDIWDDKGGLVIKTKKKPKTTVIPAVEVEPPGCSFNPASESHQDALACAVADEMQKIYRNELGPEPIPLIVPGEAVNEEEMYLLEADEADSGSDVENENLVEDGNTDLEKRPQKPKMLTQVEKNRRARRKEQLKAEAEATKAEKLSKEIDSLPDIIQEIEKEDEEKQKRHLRRVTAKKERLKSCPPRLGKRKFEPAPAQVLLSEEITGSLRKLKGCCTLARDRFKSLEKRGLVVPSKKSCRK